The DNA region CTGTGGGGGCATTACCCATTTTCCATAGGTTGGTGGGGCTAGTGAGGCAGAGGTTGGTGAAAGGAAAGATAGGGTGACCGATGCTTTAAATGCGACAAGAGCAGCAGTTGAGGAGGGTATAGTACCAGGTAATCTTCTTCACTTTCTTTTGCCCACCCTCTTTTTCCcgttctttcttctttctaagTGCAACTTGATCAGCTTTAGTGAAGCAGTATTTTCATGGAATATTTTTATCAGGTGGTGGTGTTTCTCTCTTGTATGCTACAAAAGTCCTGCAAAACTTGCAAACTCAGAACGAGAACCAGAAAAGAGGTGTCGAAATAATCGAGAAGGCTCTAAAGGTTGGCGTCAAATTCTATTTCAGCTATGATTTTAAAGTTTATATGCATTGGAGTTTTTGCTGACGTTTGGTCTTGGATTCCGCCAGGCACCTGTCCTCACGATAGCTTCAAATGCTGGTTTTGATGGCGCTTTGGTTGTTGGGAAACTACTGGAGCAAGACAATCACCACCTAGGTTTTGATGCCGCAAAAGGTCTGTTTGCCTGTTATTCTCTAGAGCAATCCCTGATAAGACTTTTAGTGTAGGTTCTCTCTGGTGGGGTGTTTTCTCTATATTGTTTCTTTTGCTTTGCCATTTTCAAATTGATGCTATTTCATTGTTCTAGTGAAAATGTCAGAAAGATTTGCATTGTGTGTTGAAGAGGTTACTTTAATCTGTGTTGTTCCCTAAAGTTGTCTGAGATGCTTATGTGACTCTGTTTATTGTGCTAACAGGAGAATATGTTGACATGGTAAAGGCGGGAATCGTCGATCCTTTGAAAGTTGTTAGAACTGCTTTAGCAGATGCAGCCAGGTGCGAATCAATTTACGAATGCAGAAATCCCTTCACATTTGGGGACTCTTTGGAGATAATTTGGAAAACACTGTTTCTTAAAACAGGCGACCACTGCTCATTAGTTAGATAATGTGTTTTGAGAGATGCTAGGCAacttaaacattttttatgttttcaaaattaaactcAGTTTTCATCCCAGCTTTCAAACATCAGTGTCTGGTTTCTGAATATTGTTCTGAAAACACTTGGGCAAGCCTGCCAATTATCTACGGATCTTAAACGTTGAATCCTTATGAAAATTGCAGCGTCTCATTGCTATTGGCGACAACTGAAGCTGTGGTAGTGGAAAATGCTGATGTGAAGAGCAAGCTTCCCAGTCGCATGCCACAGATGGATGATATGGACTACTGATCCAATTGATGGATTTATATACTCAATCGTAACACCATAAAAGTACTCAGATGGACTATTAGAGCCTCCTTCAACCCAAATTTTCAGGATGATTTTCAGGAGGGGAGTGATTTTGTATTTCCAGCATCACTAGTGTATCTTAGGACTAAAGACTAGTACGAGTGTTTAGCAAAGATCGATGGAAAATCTTTGTTGATGAAATccctgcaaaaaaaaaaaaagaaagaaagaaaagaaaaaaccttGTTTTTTTATGTCGCATTCAATTACACAATTCATGAAGTGAGTTGGACTGTATTAGAAAAGTTACTTTTGTTCATTGCCATGGCATGAAATTTCCGTCTTCCATTAGATCCGCTAGAACTATTTATATACCATGCTGGTGGTTGAAATATTGCACGACTAGGCTCCAGTCCTTTCCTCCAACCCCGTTGGTTGACGAAGGAAGATGAATCTGTGCTGTTTGAGGAATGGACTCGGTAGTCGGTATGACGAAATAACGGCAAAAGAGGAATGTATCGAAGTAGAAACAtctttgttattgttattcCCTTCCACGCGGACGCTCTTGGCTTTTATCTTTCCATTTTTGCCCGTGGAACTTTTCCTGTCCTTTTAATAGGCCAGAGCTAAAAAACTGTATTCACTGGACTCCTTTTCCTTATATTGCTTATGGGTTCTCGACAATAGTCAAAGATATTAtatttagttttagagttcactagaattaaattttaattttaattgaattataattagtgttattaaattataaaaaaaagtaaataaaaataatgattgtgttgttaaattttgaaaaaaataatgattgtattgttgaattgaaaataaatagaattaaGCAACGTTAAAATCATTTTCTGGAAACAAATAAGGCAATATAGtgtctgattttaaaattgagttgaattaaattttgattttaatttatttataatgattgtgatgttaaattataaaaaagtaataaatagttaaaaaaattattattaaaaattgaattaaatgattaaaaaaattaaaataataaaataataataattatgctattgacttttgttgtgtttTGTTGCGTAGTGAGtatagttaaagttaaaattttaaaattaaattgtgAAATCAAACAGACTAATAACCACTTCTCTGGATTTCTGAAATTTCAAGATAATAATTTCTAAATTGCGAAATTCTTCATGAATACGCCCGCCCTCATAGGCACTGATGATACGTGCAAGAGGCCTCTGCTGCACGAGTTCTCAACGCCAAGAAGGCAGTGCCCATGGATTCGGCACGACCACCCGGCAACACCTGCTGTTCTCTGGGGGTGGAGTCAGCAGCCATATCGAAGCTGCCCTCTGTTGGTTTAATAGCTAAACACAGTAATTTGGCCCCCAAATAAAACCAAAGATACAAAAATATGCAAGCAAAGAAAGCGGAGCATCGCATGCCGTAGTGAAATATACCTAGAAAACAACGGCACCAGCAGGAATATATTACACCACACATCTACAAGTAGACCTTCAATTTCTTCCTTAGCTCCTCAATGAGCCATCCTGAATTCCCGACTGAAAACCAGCCTTGCCGTCTTGTTGATGTTTCCTGATTCAGGACACAGTAGTGCCAGTGCCTACCACCTGAAGCTGTTATGGAAAAAACGCCAAACCAGTTGGTGCAAGAGCAAGTCTCATGTGCAAGAGAGTCCATGACCACAGAAGATAACATGGATCATATCGCTAAAAAGGAGCAACAGGTGTTCCGTAGCCAGCTTATATTTGCCACAAGAATCTGGTAAAACCCACAAACATACAAGTCGGTGATTTGCTTTCACTATATAAAAACTTTACATGAAATTAAAGCATGacaaaatgaaagaaagaaaaatttcaaCTTGGATCACCGTCTAATATCCATTAGTGAAATTTGGAGGTCACCAATAAAAGTGCTAGAAATACCAGCAATCACTAGAGAACTCACCTTACAAGTTATTACCATTACATGCATGAAAAAAATTGGAGTCTCATAGTTCAGAATTTATGAGTTCCTCAACAGAATTTCTGTACTTCCCAATGAGATCCCTGCCATCAAGATAAAATATCATCCAATGATAGATTCCTTTGGAGGGTGAAGGCTGAAAATAAATGCCATGGAAATCGAACAGCAGATTCATCAATAAGCACAGCAAGGTACAGACCTTCTCTGATTCAGGATTTGTTCTGTTTCCTCCAGCTTATGTCTCTGGCCTTCAACAGTCTGTAAAACAACTATGTAAGCACTACAGAGGAGTTCTCAAATTCTATCAAAAACAAGACAACTCAAAATTCTAGTCAATTTTTCATATTGTTTCCGCTAATTATGTTGATCACTAAAAATGCCTTGTTCACAATGTTACATATGTGGCAGATTCATTGAATAGTTTACATAAATATaaacatagaaaaaaaaaggaaagaatcaCGCAATAGAAATTTAGAACACCATAGAGATACCTTTTGATCTTTTCAATGAAACCCTTCTATTAGAAACAAGGATTCAAAAATCTATTGCGAGTATTGTATCCACTAATTATGCAGAACATTTAATGCCTTGTTTCATAATGTTACATATGCAGAAGATTCAATGGGAGTTTCCATAAACAAAAGTATAGAAATAAAGGGAACAAACATGCAATAGAAATTTACAGCACCAAAGAAATATCCTATTCATCTTCCGAATGAAATAATGTCAAGAAGACATAAAAACGATTTGAGTTCGAAGATTGTCATCGATAATGATAAGTGAGATGTAAAGGTACGGGGATTAACAACATTCTCAAATATCCTGAATTAGTAAcaactttcttcttcttcagcaaTCCTCCTATTGCAGCTACAGATAAATAAACATTCGAATGGTAGGCCGCCatacacatccaatccaacttCTAAATTCATATGAACAGAATCAACCAAAAAACAGGAGAGAGATAATGAAGAAAGAAATGCGCCAACAAATCTTGCGCATttaatataaatgaaaaacttAAAAGGATGAACAAGAAAGGCAGATAACCAACCACGGCCTTAGAGCTGATTGATCCTGCAATCGAATTCAGCAGCTGTTGGCACTTCTCAAAATTATTCTTCAATTCACTCACCTTAACTCCAATCTAATAACAAATTCAGATCGCAACCAAAAAACCTCCATTATCATGCTGTCTACGTGAGAGACTCAGAAATACTAATCACAGCAAAATTAACAAATCAGAAAACAGACCAGAGCATCAGAGTGCTGGTCCCTTGTACCATTCTCTATGGCCTCAGCCAAACTCTCAACCAGCTGCATATCAAAAAGCTCAGTTCAGGAAAATAATCAATACGAAAACATCTCCAAACCACAAGGAAAAACATTTGTTGGGTATCCTTGACTGCAAATTACGTGTAAGAGGTGGAAATGTGAGGCAAGGGATTGgtgctgttgctgctgctgctgctgctgttgctgaTGCTGAAGCAACCGCTGATGCTGCTGTTGatgttgttgctgctgctgctgttggaATTGCTGCTGGaattgctgctgctgcttttgGAACTGATGCAGCTGCTGCTGTTGGTGGAAAAGATGGTCCTGACTCGAAGCTGCAGATATGTTACTATGGGCAGGCATGCTTGGAATCATGTTCCAGCTGCCTCCTCCCGTGTACGCAGGGTCCATATTTCCAAAGAACAGACTTAAGTTGGGGGTCCTTCCAATTGACCACCAGCGgacaatcaatatataatagcaGTTGGCACCGATTCCCAACAGAATATCGAAACTTTTCGCCTGCATGAAAACAATTAATTGCAGATTAATCAACACATTTGCTAATCAGCAGGGCTAAGCCTCAAAATTTACGTTTTTCTTCTACTAACAAAGGAAAGTGAGCCATATCTAACATGGTACGTTACTCAATTTGATTAAAGCTAAATTCTGTCTTCCGGTTATACCATTGAAGATGTTTCCTTCTAAATTAGTTCCGTTACATAACCATATGCAAGTGAACAATCCCACGAACTGAAAAGGTAACAACATGAAAATATAATAGTCTTATTCTAAAGCAGCAAGGTCTAATCTACATATTGCAATTACTCATTATGAGTTTCCAATCGGTAAAACAAAAGTCACGTCTATGTTGCTCACATTCTTCCAACAAGCGTCTCTTGCTCGGTTAACAAGAAGAGCAGCGGAAAGGTTGCACCAATCACAAAGTCATAGAAACTAGAGAAAGGAACTCCTTTGTTGAAATTTACAGGATTCGAATTGATGGAGGGAGAAggaagagggagggagggaaggaGAAAGAGCTTCTGATCATTACAAAGATAATTCTCTCAAACACTGGCGTCGAGCAAGCAGCAGTCAGCCTCTGGGATCAAGTAAGGAGGTAACCACAGTCGTCGAGCAGGAGTACAACGCTGGCATCGAGCACGGAGCGGGGCGGCCAGCTCGAAGGATCAAAGCAGCCGGTGATGTCAAGCAGCTGCAAGTGATGGCTAAGGTCGCCAGCGGCGGCGACGAGACAGCAATTAGGGTTAGCCTGCTTTCAACGGCGAGATAACGAACAAGAATAAAACAACAGAGGCCTAGGGtatgatattttttatttaatattttcagttttttatttgaagtaATGGGTAAATCTTAGGTTAAGTTAAAAACCAGTCACAAAAGTTTTCTCACATTTTATTCcggaaaaataatattttatttgtaagcttgaaaaataacattttgtacaatgaaaataatattaaacaTGCGAAAACTTTTCGTATACTGATTTTTCAGTCGACTCGACCTAAGAATTTCACTTGGACTAATAATAGCCTACACAAGTCAGGAGGTTGTCGACTTTAATCTTTCTTgccaactatatatatatatatatacaactcGCACGTTAGgcacaaaaaattattaatttactaaTAGTAAATAATAGTTTAActaggtttttatttttagaccTGTGCAATGTAcgaatttataaataataatttatgaaaaataattgagtttctgaatataaataagaaatcaaaatcaataataattatgaattataatatttattaatctTGTTTTTGAATAAGTTATCATATCAACATTTTTAGTGGATAAATGAACAAAACtatgaattttaaaagaatttagaaaaaaaaaggtaccaTAATCAATCCGCATTATACTTTCTCTTAGAcgtaaattatataaataaaagtaacCTAATtttgagataaaaaaaaatacgagTTACTTTGTTAATTGAAATCCTAATTCATAATGAACTTGAGAATATGTTCTATTTTTTATGTGCTCTGATGAAAACATGTCGATTGAACTATACTTTAAAAAGAGATGTTTAATTAGAgttataaattatttgaaagaAATTACTTACCTTGCATTGTAAATTATTGAGAAGAAATGACTTACCTTGCCTTGTAATTGGGAGATCTCTATTTGACAAATTGGACTAGGCATTAAAGAATAATAGGTTCAATCACTCGCAATTAATTCAACTATGTAAATTTGCCCGCATCGGTGCCCGGGATGAGATTGTCAATAATATACTAAACACATAGACACTTGACAAATATACTTTTTAGTTTCAATATAAAATACATTATTTTGACAAATAAAAACGAGGAAATTACGTCATATATCCTATAATTTCACCGGATttttaaatctatcatatgttttaaaaattacccaaaatatctcatggtttacatttgttttcaaatctatcccggcgtcaATTCTTCCGTCAACATGTAACGGTTGTGCTGACATGGCACGTTTGAAGATTACGGCGCCTACGTGGAGTGTTAGTAGGGCCATACTTGTCAAGCTAGAAATTTTCCCATGAtagatatgaaaaaaaaataaaaattatggaaTAGTGATTGagaattcggtgaaaccatacAATATATggtgtaataataataataattttttgagaCGAAAATAGTGAAAGCACATTGCAAATATCGTAGgaaggaaaattattttttacaataCCTGTCATTCCTTTCCTATGAAAAATAccgaaagaaaggaaagaccATTCATCTCAAATGCAAAGCCTATCTTActttttttgttgttcttatttatttatttatttttgtaattttaccaAATATGAATAgtaaaatgaatgaaattatatagatataattcagttcactattttttctttttgccataaTTCACTccactctctttttttggtgaatattttattaatagcAAACCTAATTTACATTGCATAGCTAAGAGTATCAACGGACCCAAGACACTAGATTGCCGATCATGGGGTCAGCCACTCAACTACCaactaagaaaatgaaaacacCAACACCGATGATTAAATGATCATCCGTCATTAACAAAACTAGAGAATAAATCACACATCCGATATGACAAAATCCTCGGGACAATCCAGTACTAAACAATTGAGAATTAATCCGACCAAAAGGCCCTTAATACAGTTACCGGGAGGAATAGCGAGACCAACACTTGAGTGGCATTGGGCAATGTTAGTAAGTCGTCGACACGGAATGTCTGACTAGCCAGGGAGTTTTCTCTTTTAAAACTTCACCTTCACCGCCATCTTTtgattggttttttttttggttataaataagtaataattatttattattgaatttaaatAAATGGATTATTACACCATATATCATATGATTTCAACGAATTCTCAATCATTATCCatagtatttatttttttcaaatttattccgGAAAAATTTACAGCGTGGCAAGTATGGCCCCACTAACACTCCATATAGGTGTTGTTAATCTTCAAATGTGCCATGTCAACATGGCCGTTACATGTGGACAGAAGAATTAAtatcgggatagatttggaaccaaaGATAATCATGGGCTATTTTGGGTCATTTTTaaagcatatgatatatttgataatcCGGTGAAACCATATGATATAAAACATAATTttctcaataaaaaaaattattgctcATAAAATCTTTGGGCTCATAAAAAGTATGTAGATACTTactataagaaaaaagaaaatatttcacgctatttatttttattttagtacCATGCTCAATGGGGTAGTTCCTTTGTATACCCATGTTGCCGAAATTGTTCAGTGCTGCATCTATCATTACCAACATCATTGCAAGCAGGGAATCGCGCAAATAGCAGATCAATTAAACATTCGAGTATACGTACTGTTCCCATTCTAGGCCACCCAGGGATGGTTTCCATCATTAAC from Punica granatum isolate Tunisia-2019 chromosome 3, ASM765513v2, whole genome shotgun sequence includes:
- the LOC116199987 gene encoding mediator of RNA polymerase II transcription subunit 9 isoform X2, giving the protein MDPAYTGGGSWNMIPSMPAHSNISAASSQDHLFHQQQQLHQFQKQQQQFQQQFQQQQQQQHQQQHQRLLQHQQQQQQQQQQHQSLASHFHLLHLVESLAEAIENGTRDQHSDALIGVKVSELKNNFEKCQQLLNSIAGSISSKAVTVEGQRHKLEETEQILNQRRNSVEELINSEL
- the LOC116199987 gene encoding mediator of RNA polymerase II transcription subunit 9 isoform X1, translated to MDPAYTGGGSWNMIPSMPAHSNISAASSQDHLFHQQQQLHQFQKQQQQFQQQFQQQQQQQHQQQHQRLLQHQQQQQQQQQQHQSLASHFHLLHLVESLAEAIENGTRDQHSDALIGVKVSELKNNFEKCQQLLNSIAGSISSKAVTVEGQRHKLEETEQILNQRRDLIGKYRNSVEELINSEL